The genome window CACATGGTAGTAATCGGTGTGACGGTCGGCGCGGATATGCAGCTGCGGCTGGGGGGTTTCGGCGGCCGCTGCGGCCAGCCGCGCGGTCAAGGCCGGGCCCGTCAGTAGGACGTCATTCCAATACACCTCACCCGCGGCGTTCACGGCGACGCTCACCGTCTCCGGCGTGGTCTCGGTGGCACTACTGCTGGCTCGCGGCAACTCCACTTCCAGCGAGCGGGTCAGCACCGGCACGGTCAGCATGAATATGATCAACAACACCAGCATGACATCCACCAATGGGGTCATGTTGATTTCACTCATTACCTCGTCTTCGTCGCGCTCATCGAAAAATGCCATCAGTGCACCTCATCATCATGCTTGTTCGCGACCCCGGATAGAAAATAGGGATGCAATTGATGGGCGAACCGGTTGAGTCTGTTCACCACATTCTTGTTGCTGCGCACCAGGGCGTTGTAGCTCAGCACGGCGGGAATGGCCACCGCCAAGCCGAAAGCGGTCATGATCAGGGCCTCACCCACCGGTCCGGCGATCTTGTCGATACCCGCCTCGCCCGAAACGCCGATGCGGACCAGGGCATGATAAATCCCCCAAACCGTACCGAACAGGCCGATGAAGGGGGCGGTGGAACCGATTGATGCCAGCAGCGACAAACCGCTCTGCA of Candidatus Tenderia electrophaga contains these proteins:
- a CDS encoding biopolymer transporter ExbD; this encodes MAFFDERDEDEVMSEINMTPLVDVMLVLLIIFMLTVPVLTRSLEVELPRASSSATETTPETVSVAVNAAGEVYWNDVLLTGPALTARLAAAAAETPQPQLHIRADRHTDYYHVVRVMAAARQAGLSRLGFVTEVDDAPG